TCCACGCCCTCGCGGCGGTCGGCGTGCTCGAGCCGGGCACCTCGGCGCCCGGCCCCGTGGGCCGTGCGGGCGGGACCGTCCTCGTCGAGGGTGCCTCGGGCTCGGTCGGCGCCGCCGCGGTCGTCGCGGCCGTCGCCGCGGGCGCCCGCGTCGTCGGCACGGCCCGTCCGGAGAACCACCGCGTCCTCGAGGAGCTGGGGGCGGTGGCCGTCGCGCACGGCCCGGGCCTGGCCGGGCGGGTCGCCGCCGTCGCCCCGGAGGGCGTCGCCGTCGTCCTCGACGCGGCGGGCGCCGACCTCGACCAGCTCGTGGCGCTCGTCGGCGACCCGGCGCACGTCGTCACCGTCGTCGACCCCGTGGCCGCCGGTCGCCTCGGCGCGCTCGTGGCCGGCGGCGAGAACGACGTCGCGGCGCTCCGGACCGCCGCCGCGCTCGGCGAGCGGGGGCTCTACCTGCCGCGCGTCGGACGCACCTTCCCCCTCGAGGAGGCCGCGGCGGCGCACCGGCTGGCCGAGGGCGGGTTCCCGGGCGGCAAGGTCGTCCTCGACCTGCGGCGGTAGGCGCGGGCGGGGTGGCCGTCCCTGCTCGTGCACCTGCGCGACGAGGGACGGCCACCTCGGGCGCCGGCGGGTCGGCGCCCGAGGTGGCGGGACTCGAACCCGCGACCGCCCGATGACACGTCGGGTCGGCGCCAGGGGCCAGCAGCGGGACTCGAACCCGCAACCGCCCGATGACACGTCGGGTCGGCGCCAGGGGCCAGCAGCGGGACTCGAACCCGCAACCGCCCGATTACAAGTCGGGTGCGCTACCAGTTGCGCCATGCTGGCGCGGCCGGGGAGGCCCCGGCCGTCCCCCCGAGCGTAGCGACGCGCGGCGGGCGCGCCCCGCCCGGCGCGGTGACGACGGCGCGGTGACGACGCCCGCGCCGCAGGAGCTCCCCGGCCTCCCCCTCGACGACGTCGAGCGCGTCCTCGTCCTCGCCGCGCACCCCGACGACCCGGAGCACGGCGTCGGGCCCGCGGTGGCGCGCGGGACGTCGGAGGGCCGCGACGTCCGCCACGTCCTCGCCACCCACGGCGAGGCGGGGATCGCCGGCCTGGAGCCGGCGGACTCCCGGGTGCTGCGGGAGGCGGAGCAGCGGGCGTCGTGCGCCGTCGTCGGCGTCACCTCGCCGGAGCTGCTCGACCACCCCGACGGCGTCCTCGCCGAGGGGCCGGCGCTGCGGCGCGACCTGGCCGCGGCCGTGCGCCACCACCGGCCGTGCCGTCCGTCGCGACGACCACCGGCGCCGGGGACGACCTCTCGGGACGCGGGGTCGTCCGCTCCGAGGTCCTCGGCCGACCGGTCAGGCGCCGGCGGCCGCCACGGCGTCGTCGACGACCTGCTGGAACTGGCCGAGCTGCTCCGGCTCGAGCACGGTGCCGTCGACGAGGACCGTCGGGGTGCCGGTGACCCGCTCGTCCCGGGCCGCCGTCGCCTGCGTGACCCACTCGCGGTAGGTGCCGTCGGTGATGCACCCCGACGCCGCGCCCGCGCCCACCTCGTCGGCGATCTCGACGAGGCGGTCGTCGGGCAGGCCGCCCTCGCCCTCGGCCGGCTGCTCCGCGAAGAGCGTGTCGTTGAAGGCCACGAGCGCGTCGGGCGCCTCCTCGGCGACGCACGCCGCCGCCGAGCCGGCCCGCGTCGAGTAGTCGCCGAGGCGGGACAGGATGTCGAGCGGGTAGATGGTGACCGCGACGTCGCCGGACTCCCGCGCCTGCTGGAGGTACCCGGCGTTGGCGGCCTCGAACTCCGCGCAGAAGGGGCACTGGTAGTCGAGGTAGACGCCCACCTGCACGGGGGCCGCCGGGTCGCCGGTGACGAAGCCGCCGTCGGAGGTGGCCGAGGCGGGCACGGCGACGGGCGCGTCGTCGTCACCACCGGAGGTCACGGTGACGACGACGAGGGTCACGACGGCCGCCGCGGCGATGACCCCGCCCGTGACGAGCCCGAGCCGGCGCCGCCGGGCCGCGCGCTCCTGCTGCTCGCGCATCGCGCGCGCCTTCGTCCGCGCGTCCTCGCGGCGCCGGTCGTCGCGCTCGGCCTTGGACGGCTTGCGGGGGTCGCCGCTCATGGGTGTGCCTCCGGTGCTGCCGGCCGGGCCGGCGACGGGTGGGACGGCCCCGGCGGGGGCTCGTGCGCTCTCGGACGGGTGACGAACGGGGACGGGCCGACGTTCCGGCCCGCGGCGGTGGCGCGGGCCGGGCGTCAGAGCCGGCGCTCGTCCCGCGCCCGCCGCTGGACGCCCGCGGCGAAGGCGAGACCGCCGGCGACGAGCACGACGACCGTCGTGACGAGGATCGGCAGCACGAGCCCCGTGCCCGAGTCGTCGCGCGCGACGGGGGCCGACGTCGGCTGCCCCGGCGCCGGCGTGGCCGCGCCGCCGGGGGTCGTGGCCGGCGCGGTCGGGGAGGCCGCCACGACGGCGACGGGGGTCGTCGTCACCGGGGCGGCGGCGGAGGCCGCGGAGGCCGCCGCCGGTCCGAGCAGCAGCGCCCCGGCGAGGGCCAGGGCGGCAGGGCGGGCAGCGGGACGCACGACGGTCAGGCTACGTCCGCCCCGGGACCGCCCGCGGGCCGGGAGGGGCGGCGCCGGGCCCCGCCGACGGACGGCCCCGCGGGGCGTCGGCCCGCGTCAGGGCAGCGACGGCGCGGCGGGCAGGGGACGCCAGTCCGGCATCGTCCCCGTCACCGAGAGCCACACGGCCGCGACGACGACGAGCAGCGCCACGAGGACGACGACCCGTCCGCCCGCGCCCCGGGGCGCCGCCCGCGAGAGCAGGACGGCC
This sequence is a window from Pseudokineococcus lusitanus. Protein-coding genes within it:
- a CDS encoding NADP-dependent oxidoreductase, coding for MRAARFHRYGGPEELRVEDVPEPHATAGTVRVRVLAAGVNPIDWKLRRGDLRGVVDPPLPLVPGRDAVGVVDEVGEGVDDVTTGDTVFGSAGLGGLSAEHAVLTAWAAPAAGWSVEQAASAGLAMTTAVHALAAVGVLEPGTSAPGPVGRAGGTVLVEGASGSVGAAAVVAAVAAGARVVGTARPENHRVLEELGAVAVAHGPGLAGRVAAVAPEGVAVVLDAAGADLDQLVALVGDPAHVVTVVDPVAAGRLGALVAGGENDVAALRTAAALGERGLYLPRVGRTFPLEEAAAAHRLAEGGFPGGKVVLDLRR
- a CDS encoding DsbA family protein; this encodes MSGDPRKPSKAERDDRRREDARTKARAMREQQERAARRRRLGLVTGGVIAAAAVVTLVVVTVTSGGDDDAPVAVPASATSDGGFVTGDPAAPVQVGVYLDYQCPFCAEFEAANAGYLQQARESGDVAVTIYPLDILSRLGDYSTRAGSAAACVAEEAPDALVAFNDTLFAEQPAEGEGGLPDDRLVEIADEVGAGAASGCITDGTYREWVTQATAARDERVTGTPTVLVDGTVLEPEQLGQFQQVVDDAVAAAGA